Proteins encoded in a region of the Streptococcus sanguinis genome:
- the cdaA gene encoding diadenylate cyclase CdaA, with protein sequence MNFQQLTNLQYWASLFSDPWRIVINIIDVAIVAWILYYLIKAIAGTKIMILVRGVLFFILAQFFANIIGLTTISWLINQVITYGVIAAVVIFSPEIRAGLEKLGRATDIFSTTPISNEEKMVQAFVKSVAYMSPRKIGALVAIQGTRTLQEYIATGIPLDADVSGELLINIFIPNTPLHDGAVIIKNNKIAASCAYLPLTESSGISKEFGTRHRAAIGLSEVSDAFTFVVSEETGGISTTHNGIFKHDLTLDEFEIELRKVFLSEQDKPAGLKKRFMGGSKK encoded by the coding sequence ATGAATTTTCAACAACTAACCAATCTCCAATATTGGGCCAGTTTGTTTTCTGACCCTTGGAGGATTGTAATTAATATTATTGACGTCGCTATCGTCGCATGGATTCTATATTATCTAATCAAGGCCATTGCTGGTACGAAGATTATGATTTTGGTCCGCGGTGTGCTCTTCTTTATCTTGGCACAGTTTTTTGCCAATATCATCGGCTTGACCACCATTTCTTGGCTGATTAATCAGGTCATCACTTACGGGGTCATTGCGGCCGTGGTGATTTTCTCGCCTGAGATTCGGGCAGGATTGGAAAAGCTAGGCCGAGCAACGGATATTTTTTCTACGACGCCCATCAGTAACGAAGAAAAAATGGTTCAGGCCTTTGTCAAATCTGTTGCCTATATGAGTCCGCGGAAAATCGGGGCTTTGGTGGCCATTCAGGGAACCCGCACCTTGCAGGAGTACATTGCGACAGGGATTCCTTTGGATGCAGATGTGTCCGGAGAGCTGCTAATCAACATTTTTATCCCCAATACGCCATTGCACGATGGAGCTGTCATCATAAAAAACAATAAGATTGCGGCTTCCTGTGCCTACCTGCCTCTGACAGAAAGCAGCGGTATCTCTAAGGAGTTTGGAACCCGGCACCGCGCAGCTATTGGCCTGTCTGAAGTATCCGATGCGTTTACTTTTGTCGTTTCAGAAGAAACCGGCGGTATTTCCACTACACACAATGGAATTTTCAAGCATGATTTGACTTTGGATGAGTTTGAGATAGAGCTGAGAAAGGTCTTCTTATCAGAGCAGGACAAGCCAGCAGGTTTGAAAAAACGCTTCATGGGAGGATCGAAGAAATGA
- the murT gene encoding lipid II isoglutaminyl synthase subunit MurT, producing MKINTALGLLAGKSSHFVLSKMGRGSTLPGKVALTFDKNILQNLAKNYEVVVITGTNGKTLTTALTVGILKEAFGEVVTNPSGANMITGITTTFLTAKKGKSGKNIAVLEIDEASLSRICDYIKPSLFVFTNIFRDQMDRYGEIYTTYQMILDAAAKVPEATVLMNGDSPLFNSVSLKNPVRYYGFDTEKGQAQLAHYNTEGILCPKCEHILKYELNTYANLGAYICEDCGFKRPKLDYSLTALKTLEHNRSAFTIDGQDYQINIGGLYNIYNALAAVSVAQFFGVEPATIKAGFDKSRAVFGRQETFKIGDKECTLVLIKNPVGATQALDMIGLAPFDFSLSVLLNANYADGIDTSWIWDADFEKILEMEIPHVIAGGVRHSEIARRLRVTGYPADQITEVKDLEAVFKAIEQQETKHAYILATYTAMLEFRELLAERQVVRKEMN from the coding sequence ATGAAGATAAATACAGCATTGGGCCTCTTGGCGGGCAAGTCCTCCCACTTTGTTCTCAGCAAAATGGGGCGTGGATCGACCCTGCCGGGGAAAGTTGCCCTGACATTTGATAAAAATATTTTACAGAACCTAGCAAAGAACTATGAGGTCGTGGTTATTACCGGAACCAATGGTAAAACCCTGACTACAGCTCTGACAGTAGGCATTCTCAAGGAAGCCTTCGGAGAAGTGGTGACCAATCCTAGCGGTGCCAATATGATTACGGGGATTACCACAACCTTCCTAACCGCTAAGAAAGGCAAATCTGGCAAGAATATCGCTGTTCTGGAAATAGATGAAGCCAGCCTATCTCGGATTTGTGATTATATCAAGCCTAGCCTCTTCGTCTTTACCAATATTTTCCGAGACCAGATGGATCGCTATGGTGAGATCTACACGACCTACCAGATGATTCTGGATGCTGCAGCTAAAGTGCCTGAAGCGACTGTACTGATGAATGGTGACAGCCCCCTCTTTAACTCGGTCAGCCTGAAGAATCCTGTCCGCTACTATGGATTTGATACCGAGAAAGGCCAGGCTCAGCTGGCTCACTATAATACAGAAGGCATCCTCTGTCCCAAGTGCGAGCATATCCTCAAGTATGAGCTCAACACCTATGCAAATCTGGGGGCTTATATCTGTGAGGACTGTGGCTTCAAGCGTCCTAAGCTTGACTACAGCCTGACCGCTCTCAAAACACTTGAGCATAACCGCTCTGCCTTTACCATTGATGGTCAAGACTATCAGATCAATATCGGCGGTCTCTACAATATCTACAATGCTTTAGCTGCTGTATCAGTAGCTCAGTTCTTTGGTGTCGAGCCGGCTACTATCAAGGCTGGCTTTGACAAGAGCCGAGCTGTCTTTGGCCGTCAGGAAACTTTCAAAATCGGCGATAAGGAATGTACCTTAGTCTTGATTAAAAATCCGGTTGGGGCGACCCAAGCTTTAGATATGATTGGACTTGCACCCTTTGACTTTAGTTTGTCCGTCCTGCTCAACGCCAACTATGCGGACGGCATTGATACCAGCTGGATTTGGGATGCTGATTTTGAGAAGATTTTAGAGATGGAGATTCCTCATGTCATTGCAGGTGGTGTGCGCCACTCTGAGATTGCTCGTCGACTGCGGGTAACGGGCTATCCAGCAGATCAGATTACTGAAGTCAAAGATTTAGAAGCAGTATTTAAGGCCATTGAACAGCAAGAAACCAAGCATGCCTATATCTTAGCAACTTATACTGCCATGCTGGAATTCCGCGAGCTACTGGCAGAACGACAAGTGGTCAGAAAGGAGATGAATTAA
- the gatD gene encoding lipid II isoglutaminyl synthase subunit GatD, with the protein MVYRSLTSPENQDYRYDIKIAHLYGNLMNTYGDNGNVLMLKYVAEKLGARVEVDIVSLEDDFDKDSYDIVFFGGGQDYEQTIVARDLPTKKEALESFINENGVVLAICGGFQLLGQYYIEASGRRIEGLGIMGHYTLNQTKNRYIGDIKIHNDEFDETYYGFENHQGRTFLSDDEKPLGKVVYGNGNNQEDSNEGVHYKNVFGSYFHGPILSRNANLAYRLVTTALKNKYGSDIKLAAYEDILAQEIPEEYGDIKSKAEFE; encoded by the coding sequence ATGGTATACAGATCCCTCACTTCTCCTGAAAACCAGGATTACCGTTACGATATTAAAATTGCTCACCTCTATGGCAATCTCATGAATACCTACGGCGATAACGGCAATGTTCTCATGCTCAAGTATGTGGCTGAAAAGTTAGGCGCTAGGGTTGAAGTCGATATCGTCTCTCTAGAAGATGACTTTGACAAGGACAGCTACGACATCGTCTTCTTTGGCGGAGGCCAAGACTATGAGCAAACGATCGTGGCTCGTGACTTACCAACTAAAAAAGAAGCTTTGGAAAGCTTTATCAATGAAAACGGCGTAGTGCTAGCTATCTGCGGTGGCTTCCAACTCTTAGGCCAGTACTATATCGAAGCTTCTGGCCGACGAATCGAAGGCCTGGGCATCATGGGCCACTACACCCTCAACCAGACCAAAAACCGCTATATCGGCGACATTAAAATTCATAATGATGAATTCGATGAAACCTACTACGGCTTTGAAAATCACCAAGGACGGACTTTCCTCTCCGACGATGAAAAACCTCTGGGCAAAGTCGTCTATGGAAATGGCAACAACCAAGAAGACAGCAATGAAGGCGTCCACTATAAGAATGTCTTTGGCTCTTACTTCCATGGCCCCATTTTGTCCCGCAATGCCAACTTGGCCTACCGTCTGGTGACCACTGCTCTGAAAAACAAATATGGCTCAGATATTAAACTGGCTGCTTATGAAGATATCCTTGCCCAAGAAATCCCAGAAGAATACGGAGATATCAAAAGCAAGGCTGAGTTTGAATAA